A single genomic interval of Xylanivirga thermophila harbors:
- a CDS encoding class II aldolase/adducin family protein, whose protein sequence is MKKLSTPNSAIIHICQELHERSLVSAYGGNVSIRMPNKIIITPKGSSLSELTEDDLVVIDIDGDVLFSTHEPSSEVLLHLNIYKNRPDVHAIIHTHPQMVTSFAYRNTPIKMLTRESRTYLKEVPIVPYYPSGSKELAEAVSPYIKDHDAIMLENHGLVTVGQDIYKAYNLAELTEETAMMNFYVKMLSLS, encoded by the coding sequence TTGAAAAAGCTATCTACGCCGAATAGCGCTATTATACACATATGTCAGGAATTACACGAGCGTAGTCTAGTGTCTGCCTATGGGGGCAATGTAAGCATTCGTATGCCGAATAAAATAATAATAACACCTAAGGGTTCTTCCCTTAGCGAACTGACTGAAGACGATTTGGTGGTTATTGACATTGATGGGGATGTACTTTTTAGTACCCATGAGCCATCATCGGAAGTGCTTTTACATCTTAATATATATAAAAATCGTCCTGATGTACATGCAATAATCCATACCCATCCCCAGATGGTTACCTCCTTTGCCTATAGGAATACTCCAATAAAGATGCTTACTAGAGAAAGTAGAACATATTTAAAGGAAGTACCTATAGTTCCATACTATCCTTCAGGAAGTAAGGAATTGGCAGAAGCGGTATCGCCATATATAAAAGATCATGATGCGATAATGCTGGAGAATCATGGTCTTGTTACGGTAGGGCAGGATATATACAAGGCATATAATTTAGCCGAACTTACTGAAGAGACCGCAATGATGAATTTTTATGTAAAAATGCTTAGTCTTAGTTGA
- the mtnA gene encoding S-methyl-5-thioribose-1-phosphate isomerase: MDTLKWRENALFLIDQTLLPRQKVIIECKTYKDVAKAIKEMNVRGAPAIGVTAAYGMVLGAFEYDGDDKEAFFDYLNDVGDVIKGTRPTAVNLFWAVDRILNRADEVRDKDITSIKIVLEEEANRMAREDIDTNRCMGHYGAQLLKDGDTVLTHCNAGALATVDYGTALGVIRAAVEEGKNISVFADETRPYLQGARLTAWELMEDNIPVTLITDNMAGYVMKKGLINAVIVGADRIAANGDVANKIGTYSVAVLAKENNIPFYVAAPISTLDLDIKAGDDIPIEERSSMEVTHICGVPIAPEGVKVMNPAFDVTPNKYITGIITEEGVIYPPYNKNLQKVGKK, from the coding sequence ATGGATACATTAAAATGGCGTGAAAATGCACTTTTTCTTATAGATCAGACCTTATTGCCTAGGCAGAAGGTCATAATTGAATGTAAAACATACAAGGATGTGGCAAAGGCAATAAAGGAAATGAATGTTCGGGGGGCACCTGCCATAGGTGTTACTGCAGCATATGGTATGGTGTTAGGAGCTTTTGAATATGATGGTGATGATAAGGAAGCGTTTTTTGATTATCTTAACGATGTGGGTGATGTGATAAAGGGCACCCGTCCGACTGCCGTAAACCTTTTTTGGGCTGTAGACCGTATATTAAACAGGGCAGATGAGGTAAGGGATAAGGATATAACCTCTATAAAAATCGTATTAGAGGAAGAGGCTAACAGGATGGCAAGGGAAGATATAGATACCAATAGGTGTATGGGGCATTATGGAGCTCAGCTGCTTAAGGATGGGGATACAGTACTTACCCATTGCAATGCAGGCGCACTAGCTACTGTAGACTATGGTACTGCATTGGGAGTTATAAGGGCAGCAGTAGAAGAAGGCAAAAATATATCGGTATTTGCAGACGAGACAAGGCCATATCTGCAGGGTGCAAGGCTTACTGCATGGGAGCTTATGGAAGATAATATCCCTGTTACCCTTATTACTGATAATATGGCTGGATATGTAATGAAAAAAGGACTCATAAATGCGGTTATAGTTGGGGCAGACAGGATAGCCGCAAATGGAGATGTGGCTAATAAGATAGGCACATACAGCGTAGCTGTACTTGCTAAAGAAAATAATATTCCGTTTTATGTGGCAGCACCCATATCTACATTGGATCTTGATATAAAGGCGGGAGATGATATCCCTATAGAGGAGAGATCTAGCATGGAGGTAACCCATATATGTGGAGTGCCAATAGCTCCGGAAGGTGTAAAGGTAATGAACCCTGCTTTTGATGTTACGCCAAACAAGTATATAACAGGTATAATAACTGAGGAAGGTGTAATATATCCTCCATATAATAAAAATTTACAAAAAGTTGGTAAAAAATAA
- a CDS encoding YhcN/YlaJ family sporulation lipoprotein, translating into MKRRKCNLAIVFLLIVIFVVSGCKANRRPSPQTTPNQTPKQTRVTPPTTPRVTTPKTTTPKTTPKATTDNKSYMDRANKIADKVASLKEIESSTCVITGNTAMVGVQFNKQYKGKTTDDIKDQVDKVVKNTDKKIDRVVVSADPDVVKRLEDMLTDIGKGKPISGFAKEMNELLNRIQPK; encoded by the coding sequence GTGAAACGTAGAAAATGTAACCTGGCCATTGTTTTTTTGTTAATTGTCATATTTGTTGTGTCAGGGTGTAAAGCCAATAGAAGACCTAGCCCCCAAACGACACCAAATCAAACGCCTAAGCAAACCAGAGTTACGCCGCCTACTACTCCAAGGGTAACTACCCCTAAAACAACAACACCTAAAACAACGCCAAAGGCTACTACGGATAATAAAAGTTACATGGATAGAGCAAACAAGATAGCGGATAAGGTAGCTTCTTTAAAGGAAATAGAGAGTTCAACCTGTGTAATAACCGGTAATACTGCCATGGTAGGTGTACAATTTAATAAGCAGTATAAAGGTAAGACGACGGATGATATAAAAGATCAGGTAGATAAGGTTGTTAAGAATACGGATAAGAAAATAGATAGGGTAGTAGTAAGTGCAGATCCAGATGTAGTAAAAAGGCTGGAGGATATGTTGACTGATATAGGTAAAGGTAAGCCCATCTCCGGGTTTGCAAAGGAAATGAATGAACTTTTAAACAGGATACAACCTAAATAA
- the yfmF gene encoding EF-P 5-aminopentanol modification-associated protein YfmF, with the protein MIQIEKIGLGDGIDVYIIPSEKFKTVDISYCFHCDLDNMYTYNALIPAVLKRGCEGLETMKDIESYLEGQYGAIFNVGVQKKGERQILRFSMEVINDNYLPDEQTAVLAQAFHFLNRVITKPVLENGAFKKSYVEQEKENLKNRIQAIINDKMLYSMERCVQIMCKDEKYSRYTFGSVNDLKDIDSSNLYDVYKDIISRSPLDIFVVGNVDREKIIALIKNSLNIERRSIKNIPKTSIKKIGITPNYMTEELDVSQGKLNMGFRVNTSFAEKEHFPLVVYTSILGGGPHSKLFLNVREKASLAYYAFARLESLKGLMLVGSGIEMDKYNATLDIILKQVEEMKNGNISQMELDSAKNAIITSIKGIQDQPGQLIDYYLRNIVGERDILLDEYIENIQEVTIENVVDVSKRVKLDTVYFLTGKGKGVLK; encoded by the coding sequence ATGATCCAGATTGAAAAAATAGGCTTGGGTGATGGTATAGATGTATATATAATACCATCCGAGAAGTTTAAAACAGTGGATATAAGCTATTGTTTCCACTGTGATTTAGATAATATGTATACCTATAACGCATTGATACCTGCAGTTTTAAAGAGGGGCTGTGAGGGTTTGGAGACCATGAAGGATATTGAGAGTTACCTTGAAGGACAATATGGTGCGATTTTTAATGTAGGTGTACAAAAAAAGGGTGAAAGACAAATATTAAGATTTTCCATGGAAGTAATTAATGACAACTATCTGCCAGATGAGCAAACTGCAGTACTTGCACAGGCATTTCATTTTTTAAACAGGGTCATTACAAAACCTGTATTGGAGAATGGTGCATTTAAGAAGAGTTATGTGGAGCAAGAAAAGGAAAATTTGAAAAACAGGATACAAGCTATTATAAATGATAAGATGCTATACAGCATGGAACGTTGTGTACAGATTATGTGTAAGGACGAAAAGTATAGTCGCTATACCTTCGGCAGTGTAAACGATCTTAAAGATATAGATAGTTCAAATTTGTATGATGTGTATAAGGATATAATTTCTCGGAGTCCACTAGATATATTTGTGGTAGGCAATGTTGATAGGGAAAAGATAATAGCCCTTATAAAAAACAGCCTAAATATTGAGAGACGTTCAATAAAGAATATTCCAAAGACTAGCATAAAGAAAATAGGTATAACACCTAATTATATGACTGAGGAATTGGATGTCTCCCAGGGCAAGCTTAATATGGGATTTAGAGTAAATACTTCTTTTGCTGAAAAGGAGCATTTTCCACTTGTGGTATATACCAGTATATTAGGAGGAGGCCCACATTCAAAACTGTTTTTGAATGTAAGGGAGAAGGCTAGCTTAGCATATTATGCATTTGCACGGTTGGAGTCTTTAAAGGGCCTTATGCTGGTAGGTTCAGGTATAGAGATGGATAAGTATAATGCTACCCTTGATATAATATTAAAGCAGGTTGAGGAGATGAAAAATGGTAACATATCTCAAATGGAGCTTGATAGTGCCAAGAATGCCATAATAACATCCATAAAAGGTATTCAAGATCAGCCAGGACAACTTATTGACTATTATCTACGTAATATAGTAGGTGAGCGTGATATCTTATTGGATGAATATATAGAAAATATACAAGAGGTAACCATTGAAAACGTGGTAGATGTCTCAAAGCGGGTAAAACTAGATACTGTATATTTTCTAACTGGAAAAGGAAAAGGGGTGCTAAAATAA
- the yfmH gene encoding EF-P 5-aminopentanol modification-associated protein YfmH, whose translation MTREIKSTLLKEKILYRQMDNGLDVYIFPKPGYNKQFAMYATNYGSNDTKFVVPGEAQATTVPDGIAHFLEHKLFEEEDGNVFESYAKLGAQPNAFTNFNMTAYHFTSTDNFYECLDILTGFVGRPYFTDQNVEKEKGIIAQEIKMYEDDPNWRVFFNLLGGMYQNHPVRNDIAGTVDSIMQIDKELLYKCYNTFYHPSNMVLFIIGDIDPDRVWNQLESKFNKDNRSKQGKIDRIYPDEPENVTRNRIEEKLAVSRPLFALGFKDKPVGEGDKLLERIVLSELVIDMLAGPSSDLYTRLYEEGLIDGSFGADYTAERDYCYAMMTGETSNPDKVVDTIFDGIRSIREKPFERAYFERIKKKKLGEFIRNFNYIEVIGYIFSSLIFKDIMIFDYLQKLNDVSYDQVIDAFNNLFDINRSTVSIIKP comes from the coding sequence ATGACTAGAGAGATAAAAAGTACATTGCTTAAGGAAAAAATATTATACAGACAGATGGATAATGGACTGGATGTATATATATTTCCAAAACCAGGGTATAATAAACAGTTTGCCATGTATGCCACTAATTATGGCTCTAATGATACTAAGTTTGTAGTTCCTGGTGAGGCACAGGCTACTACTGTACCCGACGGTATAGCCCATTTTTTAGAGCACAAACTATTTGAAGAAGAAGATGGCAATGTATTTGAAAGCTATGCAAAATTAGGTGCACAACCTAATGCCTTTACTAATTTTAATATGACGGCTTACCACTTTACTTCAACGGATAATTTTTATGAATGCCTGGATATACTTACGGGTTTTGTAGGGCGCCCATATTTTACTGACCAAAATGTAGAAAAAGAGAAGGGCATAATAGCTCAAGAGATAAAGATGTATGAAGATGATCCAAATTGGAGAGTATTTTTCAACCTTCTGGGAGGAATGTACCAAAATCATCCCGTACGCAATGATATTGCAGGGACTGTAGATTCAATAATGCAAATAGATAAGGAACTTCTATATAAATGCTATAACACATTCTATCATCCTTCAAATATGGTGCTCTTTATAATAGGGGATATAGACCCCGATAGGGTTTGGAATCAATTAGAGAGTAAATTTAATAAAGATAATAGATCAAAACAAGGCAAGATAGATCGCATATATCCGGATGAACCGGAGAATGTAACGCGAAATAGAATAGAAGAGAAGTTGGCTGTGTCTAGACCTTTGTTTGCATTGGGCTTTAAAGACAAGCCTGTGGGAGAAGGTGATAAGCTGCTCGAAAGAATAGTGCTTAGCGAATTAGTTATTGATATGTTGGCAGGTCCTAGTTCGGATCTGTATACAAGATTATATGAAGAGGGGCTTATAGATGGTTCCTTTGGCGCAGATTATACTGCTGAGAGGGATTATTGCTATGCCATGATGACTGGTGAAACCTCAAATCCTGACAAAGTAGTAGATACTATATTTGATGGGATAAGGAGTATAAGGGAAAAACCTTTTGAAAGGGCATATTTTGAACGAATAAAGAAGAAGAAATTAGGTGAGTTTATAAGGAATTTCAACTATATAGAGGTGATAGGATATATTTTTAGTTCCCTTATATTCAAGGATATAATGATATTTGACTATTTGCAAAAATTAAATGATGTAAGCTATGATCAAGTGATAGATGCCTTTAACAATCTTTTTGATATTAATAGAAGCACCGTATCCATAATTAAACCATAA
- the lgt gene encoding prolipoprotein diacylglyceryl transferase — protein MNFIASINPVAFNLFGRPIYWYGILIASAVLIGMYLAMDYAKKLDYDPELIIDFCLLAIPVSIVCARIYYVAFEWDVYKDHPVDVFKIWEGGIAIYGAVIGGVIAAIIFSKWRKVPFQDILDMCTPSLILGQCIGRWGNFFNQEAYGYAITNPKWQWFPAAVFIEANQQWHMATFFYESMWDLIVFIILMLYRKKRKASGEIFVLYLILYSCGRVVIEGLRTDSLYWGPFRVSQVLSGLLIIFGLIWFAFIRRKKINQN, from the coding sequence ATGAATTTTATAGCTTCCATAAACCCTGTTGCTTTTAATCTGTTTGGACGTCCTATTTACTGGTATGGTATATTAATAGCCTCTGCAGTCCTGATAGGCATGTATCTTGCGATGGACTATGCAAAGAAATTGGATTATGATCCAGAGCTCATAATAGATTTTTGCCTCCTTGCCATACCAGTTTCTATAGTATGTGCTAGGATATATTATGTGGCATTTGAATGGGATGTCTACAAAGATCATCCAGTTGATGTATTTAAGATATGGGAAGGTGGTATTGCCATATATGGGGCAGTAATAGGAGGCGTTATAGCCGCTATCATCTTCTCAAAATGGCGTAAAGTGCCTTTTCAGGATATATTGGATATGTGTACACCCAGTCTTATATTAGGCCAGTGTATAGGTCGCTGGGGGAATTTCTTCAACCAGGAGGCCTATGGATACGCCATTACCAATCCTAAATGGCAGTGGTTTCCTGCTGCTGTATTTATTGAAGCCAATCAGCAATGGCATATGGCTACGTTTTTTTATGAATCTATGTGGGATCTCATAGTGTTTATAATACTTATGCTATATAGGAAAAAACGCAAGGCATCTGGAGAGATATTTGTACTATATCTTATACTATATTCATGTGGCAGGGTGGTTATAGAGGGACTTAGAACTGATAGTCTATATTGGGGTCCATTTAGGGTATCCCAAGTTTTAAGCGGCCTGCTTATAATATTTGGTCTGATATGGTTTGCATTTATTCGTAGAAAAAAAATTAATCAAAATTAG
- a CDS encoding phage holin family protein has translation MADNIQRDDEGQGKKTGWIGFIIRFVVSAIVLMVTAFLTPGFKNMGFGTALLAALVIAALDYIVQKLFKIDAAPFGRGLSGFIISAVIIYISQFIVPGMSINIFGAIVAALIIGIIDAILPVDVV, from the coding sequence GTGGCTGATAATATTCAAAGAGATGATGAAGGTCAAGGAAAGAAGACAGGCTGGATAGGGTTTATAATAAGATTTGTAGTATCTGCCATAGTACTTATGGTTACTGCATTTCTGACACCTGGATTTAAAAATATGGGATTTGGTACTGCACTTCTTGCCGCTTTGGTAATAGCTGCACTAGACTATATAGTTCAAAAACTGTTTAAGATTGATGCAGCGCCATTTGGCAGGGGATTATCAGGGTTTATTATTTCAGCTGTTATTATCTATATTTCACAGTTTATAGTTCCAGGAATGAGTATCAATATATTTGGTGCCATAGTAGCAGCGCTTATAATAGGGATAATAGATGCCATACTTCCGGTGGATGTGGTATAA
- a CDS encoding nicotinate phosphoribosyltransferase, producing the protein MRNLTMLTDLYQLTMMYGYYKTGKANDTVVFDLFFRKTAWENSYAIAAGLEQVIELIDDLHFSEEDIAYLRSLNLFDEGFLEMLREFKFTGEIYAVPEGTVVFPYEPIIRVKAPIFQAQLIETPMLNIINHQTLIATKASRVVHAAQGGAIMEFGLRRAQGPDAGLYGARAAMIGGCASTSNVLAGQMFDVPVSGTHAHSWIMSFPDELSAFRAYADAFPDSCLLLVDTYNTLESGVPNAIEVFKELREKGYEPLGIRLDSGDIAYLSKKAREMLDEAGFPNANIVASGDLDEEIIWDLKAQGVQVDSWGVGTALITSKDNPALGGVYKLSAKEEDGKLIPKIKISENSWKITNPGYKKVVRFYNKTNGKAIADLIMLGEENIDENKPITIFDPVETWKRMTLRNFKVRELLVPVFVDGKRVYECPKIMDIQAYAKGEMDTLWEEYKRLRNPHSYKVDLSQKLYDLKQRLLKEHAYKEK; encoded by the coding sequence ATGAGAAATTTAACTATGCTTACCGATTTGTATCAGCTGACTATGATGTATGGATACTATAAAACCGGTAAGGCTAATGACACAGTAGTGTTTGATCTATTTTTCAGAAAAACGGCCTGGGAAAACAGCTATGCCATAGCAGCAGGTTTGGAGCAGGTCATAGAGCTTATTGATGATTTGCATTTTTCTGAAGAGGATATAGCATATCTAAGAAGTCTTAATCTGTTTGATGAAGGTTTTTTGGAAATGTTAAGAGAATTTAAATTTACAGGTGAGATATATGCTGTACCTGAGGGAACTGTGGTATTCCCATATGAGCCTATTATAAGGGTAAAGGCCCCCATATTCCAGGCTCAGCTTATTGAAACTCCTATGTTAAATATAATAAATCATCAAACTCTTATTGCAACTAAGGCCAGTAGAGTAGTTCATGCAGCCCAAGGAGGCGCTATAATGGAATTCGGTTTAAGAAGGGCTCAGGGACCGGATGCAGGTCTTTACGGGGCTAGAGCTGCCATGATAGGTGGATGTGCATCTACCTCTAATGTACTAGCAGGGCAGATGTTTGATGTGCCGGTAAGCGGCACCCATGCACATAGTTGGATAATGAGTTTTCCAGATGAATTGTCGGCTTTTAGAGCCTATGCAGATGCATTTCCTGATAGTTGTCTACTGTTAGTGGATACATATAATACACTAGAGAGTGGAGTACCCAATGCCATAGAGGTGTTTAAGGAACTAAGGGAAAAGGGTTATGAACCTTTAGGTATACGTTTAGATTCGGGTGATATAGCATATCTTAGTAAAAAGGCCAGGGAGATGCTGGATGAAGCAGGATTTCCAAATGCTAATATTGTAGCCTCCGGAGATCTAGATGAAGAGATCATATGGGATTTAAAGGCACAGGGTGTCCAAGTGGACTCATGGGGTGTAGGTACAGCCCTTATTACCAGTAAGGATAACCCTGCTCTAGGCGGTGTTTACAAGCTGTCTGCTAAAGAGGAAGATGGTAAACTTATACCTAAGATTAAGATATCGGAAAATTCCTGGAAGATAACCAACCCAGGTTACAAAAAAGTGGTAAGGTTTTATAACAAGACAAATGGCAAGGCCATAGCAGATCTTATTATGCTTGGCGAGGAGAACATAGATGAAAACAAGCCTATTACCATATTTGATCCGGTTGAAACATGGAAGCGCATGACCCTTAGAAATTTTAAAGTGCGGGAGCTCCTTGTACCGGTTTTTGTAGATGGTAAAAGGGTATATGAATGTCCAAAGATTATGGATATACAAGCATATGCTAAGGGAGAGATGGATACCCTTTGGGAAGAATATAAGAGGTTAAGAAATCCACACTCCTACAAAGTTGATTTATCTCAGAAACTATATGACCTTAAGCAAAGATTATTAAAAGAACATGCATATAAAGAAAAATAA
- a CDS encoding patatin-like phospholipase family protein — translation MSFGLALSGGGLKGVAHVGVLKALHDYNMYPSFISGASAGAVVAALYACGYSPEEMELLALMTDGSDFIDPDCIGILKALWQFVRKKENDLDGIIKGNDLEALFDRLFEGRLISEVNIPLGISAVDINNGNTIIFVSNKQGFEDTKNTRYIADINLSEAVRASIAIPVIFKPKKLSGMCLVDGGVADNLPVDVLKKMGVKNILGINLGYAGQPRPEVDNIFEIASQTIDIMAYNITSLKTTDASCIITPNVPSIALYDIDDIWQGIQSGYESIKENIFLIKRALKS, via the coding sequence ATGTCATTTGGTTTAGCTTTATCAGGGGGAGGGCTGAAAGGAGTAGCCCATGTAGGAGTATTAAAGGCTTTGCATGATTATAATATGTATCCTTCTTTCATATCTGGGGCTAGTGCCGGTGCTGTGGTTGCGGCTTTGTATGCTTGTGGCTATTCGCCAGAGGAGATGGAACTATTAGCCCTCATGACAGATGGAAGCGATTTTATAGATCCCGATTGTATTGGCATATTAAAGGCACTGTGGCAATTTGTTAGAAAAAAGGAAAATGATTTGGACGGTATTATCAAAGGTAATGATCTAGAAGCATTATTTGATAGGCTGTTTGAGGGCAGACTAATAAGTGAGGTAAATATCCCATTGGGGATTTCAGCCGTTGATATAAATAATGGAAATACTATTATATTTGTAAGTAATAAACAAGGTTTTGAAGATACAAAAAATACAAGGTATATAGCCGATATCAATTTATCAGAGGCAGTAAGGGCCAGTATAGCCATTCCTGTTATATTCAAACCAAAAAAGCTGAGTGGAATGTGTTTAGTTGATGGAGGAGTGGCAGACAATCTTCCGGTTGATGTTCTAAAGAAAATGGGTGTTAAAAATATATTGGGTATCAATTTAGGATATGCTGGGCAACCCCGGCCAGAAGTGGATAATATATTTGAAATCGCATCTCAGACGATCGATATAATGGCTTATAATATTACAAGCCTTAAAACTACTGATGCCAGTTGCATAATAACACCAAATGTACCCAGTATAGCATTATATGATATTGATGATATATGGCAGGGTATACAATCTGGATATGAAAGTATCAAGGAAAATATATTTTTGATAAAAAGGGCGTTAAAAAGTTGA
- a CDS encoding DivIVA domain-containing protein produces the protein MKKLFKNALFGYSKANVDKYIQDMKEDYEGELSKKLDRMMELNEENRMLKEKMDTLEERLDEYVRQESCISKTMLNAEEKGREIVMNARKNAEEEERKLELERIKWQDRYKEIRKQLLEIEQNVCIILENFQSEINYIISQELSQTILGEEVDVEGDIKRVKNVS, from the coding sequence ATGAAGAAATTATTTAAAAACGCACTTTTTGGCTATAGTAAGGCCAATGTGGATAAGTATATACAGGATATGAAAGAGGATTATGAGGGAGAACTATCTAAAAAATTGGATAGGATGATGGAACTTAATGAAGAGAATAGAATGCTTAAGGAAAAAATGGATACTTTAGAAGAAAGATTAGACGAATACGTACGTCAAGAAAGTTGTATTTCCAAGACCATGTTAAATGCAGAGGAGAAGGGGCGGGAGATTGTAATGAATGCCCGCAAAAATGCTGAAGAAGAAGAACGAAAATTAGAGCTTGAACGGATAAAATGGCAGGATAGATATAAAGAGATTAGGAAACAATTGCTTGAAATTGAGCAGAATGTATGCATAATATTGGAGAATTTTCAATCGGAGATCAATTATATAATATCTCAGGAGTTAAGTCAGACCATATTAGGTGAGGAAGTTGATGTGGAAGGAGATATAAAGCGTGTAAAGAATGTATCGTGA
- the groL gene encoding chaperonin GroEL (60 kDa chaperone family; promotes refolding of misfolded polypeptides especially under stressful conditions; forms two stacked rings of heptamers to form a barrel-shaped 14mer; ends can be capped by GroES; misfolded proteins enter the barrel where they are refolded when GroES binds) translates to MAKQMLYDEEARKALERGINSLADTVKITLGPKGRNVVLDKKFGSPQIVNDGVTIAKEIELEDPFENMGAQIVKEVATKTNDVAGDGTTTATLLAQAIVREGLKNVAAGANPMMIKRGIKNAVDAAVESLKDLSKPVENKSAIAQVASVSADDTTIGQLISDAMEKVGKDGVITVEESKSTLTELEVVEGMQFDRGYISPYMVTDTEKMEAILDEPYILITDKKVSNIQELLPLLEQIVQQGRKLLIIAEDVEGEALATLVVNKLRGTFTCVAVKAPGFGDRRKEMLQDIAILTGGTVISDDLGLDLKEVTIDQLGRARQVKIDKENTTIVQGAGDNTEIKNRIASIKAQIENTTSDYDREKLQERLAKLAGGVAVIKVGAATETEMRDRKLRIEDALNATRAAVEEGIVPGGGVALIKAIDAVAALKATGDEMTGINIIKRALEEPLRQIATNAGLEGSIIVEKVKANDDKYFGFDAAASEFGNMVEKGIIDPTKVTRTALENAASIAAMILTTESLVTDIPEPEPAAPAGAPGADMMY, encoded by the coding sequence ATGGCAAAACAGATGTTATATGATGAAGAAGCCAGAAAAGCGCTAGAACGTGGTATAAATTCTCTAGCTGATACTGTAAAGATAACATTAGGACCTAAAGGTCGTAATGTCGTACTGGATAAAAAATTCGGTTCTCCTCAAATCGTAAACGATGGTGTTACCATCGCAAAGGAAATAGAGCTAGAAGACCCATTTGAGAACATGGGTGCGCAAATAGTTAAGGAAGTAGCTACAAAGACCAATGATGTTGCTGGTGATGGTACTACCACAGCTACACTACTTGCACAAGCTATCGTACGTGAAGGCTTAAAGAACGTAGCTGCAGGTGCAAATCCAATGATGATCAAAAGAGGCATAAAGAATGCTGTGGATGCTGCTGTAGAATCATTAAAAGATCTAAGTAAACCAGTTGAAAATAAATCTGCAATAGCACAGGTTGCATCCGTATCTGCAGACGATACTACCATTGGCCAGCTAATTTCCGATGCCATGGAAAAGGTTGGCAAAGATGGGGTTATCACTGTTGAAGAGTCAAAATCCACCTTGACAGAATTAGAAGTAGTGGAAGGTATGCAGTTTGACAGAGGATATATCTCCCCCTACATGGTAACAGATACTGAAAAAATGGAAGCTATCCTAGATGAACCATATATTCTTATCACCGATAAGAAAGTAAGCAATATTCAGGAACTACTGCCTCTACTTGAGCAGATAGTACAACAGGGTAGAAAACTTCTCATAATTGCAGAAGATGTTGAAGGTGAAGCTCTGGCTACATTGGTTGTAAACAAATTACGTGGTACATTCACCTGTGTTGCTGTAAAGGCTCCAGGATTTGGTGATAGAAGGAAAGAAATGCTACAGGATATCGCCATACTAACAGGTGGCACCGTAATATCCGACGATTTAGGTCTGGATCTAAAAGAGGTTACAATAGATCAGCTAGGTCGTGCTCGTCAAGTTAAAATAGATAAAGAAAATACCACCATCGTACAAGGTGCTGGTGATAATACAGAGATCAAAAATAGAATTGCTTCTATAAAGGCTCAAATAGAAAACACCACTTCCGATTATGACAGAGAGAAACTACAAGAGCGTCTCGCTAAATTAGCAGGTGGTGTTGCAGTAATCAAAGTAGGTGCTGCTACTGAAACCGAGATGAGAGATAGAAAACTCAGAATTGAGGACGCATTAAATGCTACCCGTGCTGCTGTAGAAGAAGGTATCGTACCTGGTGGTGGTGTAGCACTTATAAAAGCTATAGATGCTGTTGCTGCCCTTAAAGCTACAGGCGATGAAATGACCGGTATTAATATCATAAAACGTGCTTTAGAGGAACCACTAAGACAGATTGCTACTAATGCTGGATTAGAAGGCTCCATAATAGTTGAAAAGGTTAAAGCCAATGATGATAAATACTTCGGTTTTGATGCTGCTGCAAGCGAGTTTGGTAACATGGTAGAAAAGGGTATCATCGATCCTACAAAGGTTACCCGTACTGCCCTTGAAAATGCAGCAAGCATAGCTGCCATGATACTTACAACCGAAAGCCTTGTTACAGATATTCCTGAGCCCGAACCGGCTGCGCCAGCAGGTGCTCCAGGAGCAGATATGATGTATTAA